The genomic stretch CATTCAAAGATCTTTGATCGGATCCTTGCAAGGTACTTGTAGCTTATGTATGAAGCAACTAACTTCTCTTCGTCGAATGCGCCCCAGACATATTCCCAGAGGGAAGGATCTGAGAAGAAGAACTCGCTCTCTTCCGGTTCGAAGTATTCGAACGACATAAGAAAGATCTCTACGATTCTGTCTTTGTACGAGCTGTCAATTCTTCGTATCTCCATAGCACACCTCTAACAATTACCTATCCTTATGATACCAGATTGGCTATCTAAAGCCTTCATGCCATCTAATAGACAGGCCCATTTCGCTTGGATTCGTAGGCTACTCAATTCTCCTGTTCCCGATATGTCGATGTAAGCAAGTCATTGGCCGATCTTGTTGTCTTTAGAAACGAGAGAACACATAGCGGTCCAGCAAATCAGTCGGCAAGAAAGGCAGGCATAGTCAGAGGGAAAACGGTCTGATTCTTTCGATAAAGAGAACATTTGAAGTCACTATTCCGCCCTTTGTGCAAATGGTCGCGCAAGAAGCTCCAAATACCGGCTTATAAGCAATAATAGTATTGGGGGTGGTGCTATGAAGGAAAATGTAATAAGCTGGCTTCTTGAAGAGGAGAATCCTACTATAAGATACTTGACCTTGACAGATCTCATGGGTCTATCAGAAGAAGACGGAAAAGTCGCGAGGGCGAAAGAATCGATAATGAAGATCGGCATTGTTCTTGCCCTCCTCGACCTCCAGAACTATGACGGTTCGTGGGGAAAACAAGAGAGGTTCTACACAGATAAGTATCGCGGAACCGTTTGGAATCTTATCGTTCTGGCAGAGATGAGGGCAGATCCGAATGATGAGAGAGTCAAGAAGGCCTGTGAGTTCATATTGAGTCACTCTCAGGATGTTGAGCAAGGGGGTTTTTCATATACTCGAAGTGCGAAGAATAAGGCTGGCCTCCCGAGTGGAGTAATCCCCTGTCTTACGGGAAACATGGTTTATTCGCTCATAAGGCTCGGCTACCTTGAGGATGAGAGAGTTCAGAAGGCGATCGGCTGGATATGTGCCTTTCAGCGGGCCGATGACGGCATTGCGGAGCCTCCTTCCGGAAAGGTATACGAGAGATATGAAGCA from Mesotoga infera encodes the following:
- a CDS encoding nitrogen fixation protein NifH, whose protein sequence is MKENVISWLLEEENPTIRYLTLTDLMGLSEEDGKVARAKESIMKIGIVLALLDLQNYDGSWGKQERFYTDKYRGTVWNLIVLAEMRADPNDERVKKACEFILSHSQDVEQGGFSYTRSAKNKAGLPSGVIPCLTGNMVYSLIRLGYLEDERVQKAIGWICAFQRADDGIAEPPSGKVYERYEACWGRHSCHMGVAKALKALAAIPEEKRNRKIDEKIEELAEYFLKHHIYKKSHDLEKVAKPGWLRFGFPLMYQTDVLELLEIFAELRIRDSRLEDAIGIVSGKRNKEGLWKMQNSFNDKMLVAVEEKGKSSKWLTLGR